The following proteins come from a genomic window of Yinghuangia sp. ASG 101:
- a CDS encoding plasmid replication, integration and excision activator, with amino-acid sequence MALKGAIPVAFGDVFPAGAFATKVEMVADFDASKGGSRVQARDKMTGLPMWAVTVTDPDPDARDTSAKVKVPAATEPVLPDALPGLPFRPVEFEGLTVTPYVNSSNRLAYSFKATGLRAPSGAPVKPAAKTG; translated from the coding sequence ATGGCGCTCAAGGGTGCGATTCCGGTGGCGTTCGGGGACGTGTTCCCGGCGGGTGCGTTCGCGACGAAGGTTGAGATGGTCGCGGACTTCGACGCCTCGAAGGGCGGTTCGCGGGTTCAGGCGCGGGACAAGATGACCGGCCTTCCGATGTGGGCCGTGACCGTGACCGACCCGGACCCGGACGCACGGGACACGTCGGCCAAGGTCAAGGTTCCGGCGGCCACCGAACCGGTGCTGCCGGACGCGCTGCCCGGTCTGCCGTTCCGGCCGGTGGAGTTCGAGGGTCTGACGGTGACGCCGTACGTCAACAGCTCGAACCGTCTCGCGTACTCGTTCAAGGCGACGGGCCTTCGCGCGCCGTCGGGTGCGCCGGTCAAGCCGGCGGCCAAAACGGGCTGA
- a CDS encoding FtsK/SpoIIIE domain-containing protein has translation MSSSRGLDWRTVAYIAGGLVLLYTLAEAQFGPAGSFLVAAGLIVGLVAVVWWWFFSFAGHVRRGWPLLAKAIGLWQQDPIKRINEEFSYAWPSITRVKRVAGGFVVRVRLLPGQTPGDVGDHVEGIAHAWRVFRVDASSPARGVVDLRAWVADPLDKPFGPTTLAMPGLRDVDSKPEAVPVPDPWAPTYDSVELGRCDDGSPWVLRLHGTHVLVAGVTGAGKGSILWGVTRGLLPTARAGLVELWACDPKRMELSYGRALFQRYSSDPAEMVEMLEDAVAEMSARADRFAGKVRKHEPTPDCPFIVVMVDELAFLTAYQPDRDLRKRADAALATLTSQGRSVGFCVLGALQDPRKEVMNIRNLFPDRIALRLDEPTQVDMVLGNGARDRGATADLISPVPELGAGVGFVKRETQPEPVRVRAAYVSDADIDALVRDFPSGGAA, from the coding sequence ATGTCAAGCTCTCGGGGGCTGGACTGGCGCACGGTCGCGTACATCGCGGGCGGCCTGGTCCTCCTCTACACCCTGGCCGAAGCGCAGTTCGGTCCGGCCGGTTCGTTCCTGGTCGCGGCGGGTCTCATCGTGGGCTTGGTCGCGGTCGTCTGGTGGTGGTTCTTCTCGTTCGCGGGCCACGTGCGGCGCGGATGGCCGCTGCTCGCGAAAGCGATCGGGCTGTGGCAACAGGACCCGATCAAGCGCATCAATGAGGAGTTCTCGTACGCCTGGCCGAGCATCACGCGGGTCAAGCGTGTTGCGGGCGGGTTCGTGGTCCGGGTGCGGCTGCTGCCCGGACAGACTCCGGGGGACGTCGGCGATCACGTCGAAGGGATCGCGCACGCGTGGCGCGTCTTTCGAGTCGACGCGTCGTCTCCGGCGCGCGGGGTCGTCGACCTGCGGGCATGGGTCGCGGATCCGCTCGACAAGCCCTTTGGTCCGACGACGTTGGCCATGCCGGGCCTGCGGGACGTCGACAGCAAGCCGGAAGCGGTCCCGGTGCCGGACCCGTGGGCGCCGACGTACGACTCTGTCGAGCTGGGGCGGTGTGACGACGGTTCGCCGTGGGTGCTGCGGCTTCACGGGACTCACGTTTTGGTGGCGGGCGTCACCGGGGCCGGCAAGGGATCCATCCTCTGGGGCGTCACCCGCGGACTCCTCCCGACGGCTCGTGCCGGGTTGGTCGAACTGTGGGCGTGCGATCCGAAGCGGATGGAACTGTCGTACGGGCGGGCGCTGTTCCAGCGGTACAGCTCGGATCCGGCCGAGATGGTCGAGATGCTGGAAGACGCCGTGGCGGAGATGTCCGCGCGGGCGGACCGGTTCGCGGGCAAGGTCCGCAAGCACGAACCGACGCCTGACTGCCCGTTCATCGTGGTCATGGTCGACGAACTCGCGTTCCTGACGGCGTACCAGCCGGATCGGGACCTGCGGAAGCGCGCTGATGCGGCGTTGGCGACGCTGACGAGTCAGGGCCGGTCGGTCGGGTTCTGCGTCCTCGGCGCGCTCCAGGACCCCCGCAAAGAGGTCATGAACATCCGGAACCTGTTCCCGGACCGGATCGCGCTGCGACTCGATGAGCCCACCCAAGTGGACATGGTCCTGGGCAACGGCGCACGGGACCGCGGGGCCACCGCTGACCTGATCTCCCCCGTTCCCGAACTCGGCGCGGGCGTCGGGTTCGTCAAGCGCGAGACACAGCCCGAACCGGTCCGCGTCCGGGCGGCGTACGTCTCCGACGCGGACATTGACGCCCTGGTGCGTGACTTCCCGTCGGGTGGTGCGGCATGA
- a CDS encoding replication initiator produces MPLAKEVVRAAALEHGVCIRPVALRRTDITTGAVEIIDVPCGATLASVCPSCAERKRQLRMAQCREGWHLTEEPDLTADEPTPYQRWLAEIRADLTAAHDAAGGTERESLAEDLAALDEEITSTGVRGNIDPDEPSRRVRSTRRRQDAVDLPRRPVDARTVGKAFTTPDGKTFRPSLFVTLTLPSYGRVRSDGTPVDPSTYDYRRAARDALHFSKLVDRFIQNLRRFVGFDVQYFAAVEPQRRLAPHVHLAIRGTVSRAELRQVAAATYHQVWWPSCDEPVYDDDTAPAWNDEQRAYVDADGIPLPTWDDALDVVDADDEAEPVHVARFGVQVDAKGVLVGSADARRCIGYLAKYLNKSAHECHEPASDAERAHVDRLMDELRYEPCSPACANWLRYGVQPKNARDGMRPGLCKAKAHRRTHLGYGGRRVLVSRKWSGKSLADHKHERRAWVLELLGEMADNGDAPNRYVWEHAAPSDPDVPSISHRLLRAVSERVRWRAALDAAKAAADGQLSDSATRGRAA; encoded by the coding sequence ATGCCTCTCGCGAAAGAGGTGGTGCGGGCCGCTGCCCTCGAACATGGCGTGTGCATCCGCCCGGTCGCGCTACGGCGCACGGACATCACGACCGGGGCCGTGGAGATCATCGACGTTCCGTGCGGGGCGACGCTGGCGAGCGTGTGCCCGTCGTGTGCGGAGCGCAAGCGTCAGCTTCGGATGGCGCAGTGCCGCGAGGGATGGCACCTGACCGAAGAGCCCGATCTGACGGCGGACGAACCGACGCCGTACCAACGGTGGTTGGCGGAGATCCGCGCAGATCTCACAGCCGCGCACGACGCGGCCGGCGGAACCGAACGCGAAAGTCTCGCTGAGGACCTGGCGGCGTTGGACGAAGAGATCACGTCCACCGGCGTGCGGGGCAACATCGACCCGGACGAGCCTTCGCGCCGGGTGCGGTCGACTCGGCGGCGGCAAGACGCGGTCGACCTGCCTCGACGTCCGGTCGACGCGCGGACGGTCGGCAAGGCGTTCACCACGCCGGATGGGAAGACGTTCCGGCCGTCGCTGTTCGTCACGCTGACGTTGCCGTCGTACGGGCGGGTGCGGTCGGACGGGACACCTGTGGACCCGTCGACGTACGACTACCGGCGTGCGGCCCGGGACGCGCTGCACTTCTCCAAGCTGGTGGACCGGTTCATTCAGAACCTGCGGCGGTTCGTCGGCTTCGATGTCCAGTACTTCGCGGCCGTCGAACCGCAACGGCGATTGGCGCCACACGTCCACCTCGCGATCCGCGGGACCGTATCGCGGGCCGAGCTGCGGCAGGTCGCGGCGGCGACGTACCACCAAGTGTGGTGGCCGAGCTGCGATGAGCCGGTGTACGACGACGACACGGCCCCGGCCTGGAACGACGAACAACGGGCGTACGTCGACGCGGACGGTATCCCACTGCCTACGTGGGATGACGCGCTTGACGTCGTCGACGCTGACGATGAGGCAGAACCGGTCCACGTCGCCCGGTTCGGCGTGCAGGTCGACGCAAAGGGCGTCCTCGTCGGCTCCGCGGACGCGCGCCGCTGCATCGGCTACCTCGCCAAATACCTGAACAAGTCCGCACACGAGTGCCATGAACCCGCGAGCGACGCCGAACGCGCGCACGTCGACCGGCTCATGGACGAACTTCGGTACGAGCCCTGCTCGCCTGCGTGCGCGAACTGGCTGCGGTACGGCGTGCAGCCGAAGAACGCCCGGGACGGCATGCGACCGGGCTTGTGCAAGGCAAAGGCTCACCGCCGTACTCACCTCGGCTATGGCGGCCGTCGCGTCCTCGTCTCGCGCAAGTGGTCCGGCAAGTCCCTCGCCGACCACAAGCACGAACGACGCGCCTGGGTCCTCGAACTCCTCGGCGAGATGGCCGACAACGGCGACGCCCCGAATCGCTACGTCTGGGAACACGCGGCCCCGTCCGACCCGGACGTCCCATCCATCTCGCACCGCCTCCTGCGAGCGGTCTCCGAACGCGTCCGATGGCGGGCCGCACTCGACGCGGCCAAAGCGGCGGCAGATGGACAGCTCAGTGATTCGGCAACTCGGGGGAGAGCAGCATGA
- a CDS encoding excisionase family DNA-binding protein has product MSEKPDRLLTVAEAAERMGLKGERFPRRLIAERRIAYVKVGSHVRIRASVIDAYLAANTVEPLRRRARSGWRGAA; this is encoded by the coding sequence ATGAGTGAGAAGCCGGACCGTCTCTTGACCGTCGCTGAGGCGGCCGAGCGGATGGGCCTGAAAGGCGAACGGTTCCCGCGTCGGCTGATCGCGGAACGGCGGATCGCGTACGTCAAAGTCGGTAGTCACGTCCGCATCCGGGCGAGCGTGATTGACGCGTACTTGGCGGCGAACACGGTTGAGCCGTTGCGGCGTCGCGCTCGCTCCGGATGGCGGGGTGCCGCCTGA
- a CDS encoding tyrosine-type recombinase/integrase gives MARKRKQNRRTFGAIRRLPSGKYQARYTGPDGLRYSAPEPFETLTDADDWLAARQTEINQKSWRDPDAGAVNFETYALLWVEERELAATTEELYGRLLRLHILPTFGALDLDEITPPRVRAWHAERRKATGATTVAKSYRLLKGILQTAFEEDELIRRNPCRIKNGGRESAPERSIATVAQVDALANAMGPRWRLLVYFAAYATLRPEEQAELRREDVDTEARTLSITQASPELTTGRRVTGDTKSAAGRRKVVYPAFLDLEVKRHLDWFAEKEPDGLLFVGEKGAPFRRSTFGRKWRKARTKVGLSDNFHFYDLRHTGNTLAAQSGATLKELMVRAGHSTERAAMIYQHSTDERQREIADGLDAKVRRDRGKGTGPADGHAKGTPRARDA, from the coding sequence ATGGCACGCAAGCGCAAGCAGAACCGTCGGACTTTCGGCGCGATTCGTCGGCTGCCGTCGGGCAAATACCAGGCTCGGTACACCGGTCCGGACGGGCTTCGCTACTCGGCGCCGGAACCGTTCGAGACGCTGACGGACGCAGACGACTGGCTTGCTGCCAGGCAGACCGAGATCAATCAAAAGAGCTGGCGTGACCCCGACGCCGGCGCGGTGAACTTCGAAACGTACGCACTCCTTTGGGTCGAAGAACGCGAACTCGCCGCGACGACGGAGGAGTTGTACGGGCGTCTGCTGCGTCTGCACATCCTCCCGACCTTCGGGGCCCTGGACCTCGACGAGATCACGCCTCCGCGCGTGCGGGCCTGGCACGCCGAACGCAGGAAGGCGACCGGGGCAACGACCGTCGCCAAGTCGTACCGCCTGCTTAAGGGCATCCTTCAAACCGCCTTCGAGGAAGACGAGTTGATCCGGCGCAACCCGTGCCGGATCAAGAACGGCGGGCGTGAGTCGGCTCCCGAACGGTCGATTGCCACCGTCGCCCAAGTCGACGCGCTCGCGAACGCGATGGGCCCACGGTGGCGGTTGCTGGTCTACTTCGCGGCGTACGCGACCCTCCGCCCGGAGGAACAAGCGGAGCTGCGGCGCGAGGATGTCGACACCGAAGCGCGGACGCTGTCCATCACCCAAGCGTCGCCCGAACTCACCACGGGCCGACGGGTCACCGGTGACACGAAGTCGGCGGCGGGAAGGCGCAAGGTCGTCTACCCGGCGTTCCTGGACCTCGAAGTGAAGCGGCACCTGGACTGGTTCGCTGAGAAAGAGCCGGACGGGCTGCTCTTTGTTGGCGAGAAAGGTGCGCCGTTCCGGCGGTCGACGTTCGGGCGGAAGTGGCGCAAGGCGCGTACCAAAGTCGGCCTTTCCGACAACTTCCATTTCTACGACCTGCGGCACACGGGCAACACGCTGGCCGCACAGTCGGGCGCGACGCTCAAGGAGTTGATGGTCCGGGCCGGCCACTCGACCGAGCGGGCCGCGATGATCTACCAGCACTCGACCGACGAACGGCAACGCGAGATCGCTGACGGCCTGGACGCGAAGGTACGTCGCGACCGCGGCAAGGGCACAGGACCGGCCGACGGGCACGCTAAGGGCACGCCTAGGGCACGAGACGCTTAA
- the dcd gene encoding dCTP deaminase, with product MLLSDRDIRAEIDAGRVGIDPFEPGMVQPSSVDVRLDRFFRVFENHRYPHIDPAVEQPDLTRLVEPDGDEPFILHPGEFVLASTYEVIRLPDDVASRLEGKSSLGRLGLLTHSTAGFIDPGFSGHVTLELSNVATLPIKLWPGMKIGQLCLFRLSSPAEFPYGSSVYGSRYQGQRGPTASRSFQNFHRTGI from the coding sequence GTGCTTCTTTCGGACAGGGACATTCGTGCGGAGATCGACGCCGGTCGGGTGGGGATCGACCCTTTTGAGCCGGGTATGGTCCAGCCGTCGAGTGTCGATGTCCGGCTTGACAGGTTTTTTCGGGTTTTTGAGAATCACCGGTATCCGCACATCGATCCCGCGGTGGAGCAGCCGGATCTGACGCGGCTTGTCGAGCCGGATGGGGATGAGCCGTTCATTCTGCATCCGGGCGAGTTCGTGCTCGCGTCGACGTACGAGGTCATTCGGCTGCCCGACGATGTGGCCAGTCGGCTGGAAGGCAAGAGTTCGCTGGGGCGGCTGGGGTTGCTGACGCATTCGACGGCCGGGTTCATCGATCCGGGGTTCTCGGGGCATGTGACGCTGGAGTTGTCGAACGTCGCGACGCTGCCGATCAAGTTGTGGCCGGGGATGAAGATCGGGCAGCTGTGTCTGTTCCGGTTGTCGTCGCCGGCCGAATTTCCTTACGGCTCCTCGGTGTACGGGTCGCGCTACCAGGGCCAGCGCGGGCCGACGGCGTCGCGGTCGTTCCAGAATTTCCATCGCACCGGTATTTGA
- a CDS encoding phosphoribosyltransferase, translating to MTDRRENLTWDLLGSATRELAARVVADGYEPDIILSIARGGVFAAGALAYALDVKNLHLVNVEFYTGVGTTLEMPIMLAPVPNIVDFTDKKVLVADDVADTGNTLRLVRDFCEDAVADVRCAVIYEKPQSSVKCEYVWKYTEDWINFPWSVLPPVARRDGQILDA from the coding sequence ATGACCGACAGGCGCGAGAATCTGACCTGGGACCTTCTCGGCAGTGCCACACGGGAGTTGGCCGCGCGGGTCGTGGCCGACGGTTATGAGCCGGACATCATTCTGTCGATCGCCCGGGGCGGGGTGTTCGCGGCGGGGGCGCTGGCGTACGCGCTCGATGTGAAGAACCTGCACCTGGTGAATGTCGAGTTCTACACCGGGGTCGGGACCACGCTCGAAATGCCGATCATGCTCGCACCGGTCCCGAACATCGTCGACTTCACCGACAAAAAGGTGCTGGTGGCCGATGACGTCGCCGACACCGGGAACACGCTGCGGCTCGTCCGGGACTTCTGCGAGGACGCCGTGGCCGATGTGCGGTGTGCGGTGATCTACGAGAAGCCGCAGTCGTCCGTGAAGTGCGAATACGTATGGAAGTACACCGAGGACTGGATCAATTTCCCGTGGTCGGTCCTGCCGCCGGTGGCGCGGCGGGACGGGCAGATCCTCGACGCCTAG
- a CDS encoding ABC transporter ATP-binding protein, translated as MNSRPAPGGIVLRDLVKAYGDSRRPALDLPELTIPPRSFTVVVGPSGCGKSTALRLIAGLETPDAGHIAVDGDDVTDLPPGERDLSMVFQDFALYPHMTVAENVGFGLRMRARHDRRRRLVSRLASRHAPTAASRTEIADKVREVCALVRLDGKEQRRPAQLSGGERQRVALARALVRGPSVLLLDEPLSALDAQLRQHARAELVRLHREFGCTAVLVTHDQLEALSMATHLVVLNGGRLAQAGTPHEVYSRPANTFVAGFLGSPAMNLLPADPAPGPASSPASGPAPGPVRTLTGPGLNARLPYGGEPLPPGPLLLGWRPADGVLDRTDALGSPVSPGPVGSLGWPGPPVSPGDGLVLDGVVDIVEYTGDGRILTCRGPQGGPPWAVTLPADSPTPTAGDPVRVRVPPRHLHLFDRDGLRVDTAPAPAKPTRETHPHAPVPDRPGA; from the coding sequence ATGAACAGCCGACCGGCCCCCGGCGGGATCGTCCTGCGCGACCTCGTCAAGGCGTACGGCGACTCCCGCCGACCCGCGCTCGACCTGCCCGAACTGACCATTCCGCCACGCTCGTTCACCGTCGTGGTCGGGCCGTCGGGGTGCGGCAAGTCGACGGCCCTGCGGTTGATCGCGGGCCTGGAGACACCCGACGCGGGACACATCGCCGTCGACGGCGACGACGTCACCGACCTCCCGCCGGGGGAGCGCGATCTGTCCATGGTCTTCCAGGACTTCGCGCTCTACCCGCACATGACCGTCGCGGAGAACGTGGGCTTCGGACTACGGATGCGGGCCCGCCACGACCGGCGCCGCAGGCTCGTCTCGCGACTCGCCTCGCGGCATGCGCCAACCGCCGCCTCCCGCACGGAGATCGCCGACAAGGTACGCGAAGTCTGCGCACTGGTCCGCCTCGACGGGAAGGAGCAGCGCCGCCCGGCCCAACTCTCCGGCGGAGAACGCCAACGCGTCGCCCTGGCCCGAGCACTCGTACGCGGCCCCTCCGTTCTGCTGCTCGACGAACCGCTCTCCGCGCTCGACGCCCAACTGCGCCAACACGCCCGCGCCGAACTCGTCCGCCTGCACCGTGAGTTCGGCTGCACCGCGGTCCTGGTCACGCACGACCAACTCGAAGCGCTGTCGATGGCCACCCATCTCGTCGTTCTGAACGGCGGGCGGCTCGCCCAGGCGGGCACCCCGCACGAGGTCTACAGCCGGCCCGCCAACACCTTCGTGGCCGGTTTCCTCGGCAGCCCGGCGATGAACCTCCTGCCGGCCGATCCGGCACCCGGTCCGGCATCCAGTCCGGCATCCGGCCCGGCACCCGGCCCGGTGCGCACCCTGACCGGGCCCGGCCTGAACGCCCGACTCCCGTACGGTGGCGAGCCGTTGCCCCCGGGGCCGCTGCTTCTCGGCTGGCGTCCGGCCGACGGCGTACTCGACCGAACGGACGCGCTCGGCTCGCCCGTCTCGCCCGGCCCGGTCGGCTCGCTCGGCTGGCCCGGCCCGCCCGTCTCGCCCGGCGACGGGCTCGTCCTGGACGGCGTCGTCGACATCGTCGAATACACCGGCGACGGCCGGATCCTCACCTGCCGCGGCCCCCAGGGCGGCCCACCCTGGGCCGTCACCCTCCCCGCCGACAGCCCCACCCCAACCGCGGGCGACCCCGTGCGCGTACGCGTCCCACCCCGGCACCTCCACCTCTTCGACCGGGACGGGCTGCGCGTCGACACCGCGCCCGCACCCGCGAAACCCACCCGCGAAACCCACCCGCACGCGCCCGTCCCCGACCGACCCGGCGCATGA
- a CDS encoding carbohydrate ABC transporter permease — MLFPVVWAVITSFKPANDIYGTDPLPVPASLEHYRAALDDFPIGRLLLNTFVTAAGVTAAHLVVGVLAAYALVRFHVPLRGWIMGALAVALVVPTQSLIVPHFLMITELGWRDTYPGLVLPQLSGCALAVLLLHEHVRAIPPGLVGAAELDGATPWETLRFVVLPLLRPALGSVAVLVFISTWNEYLWPLLAAPNADHTTIQVGLQKFQNQEGPNPGPLLAAATLSTPPVVAVYLLASRRIADAFLHSGLR; from the coding sequence ATGCTCTTCCCCGTGGTGTGGGCGGTGATCACGTCGTTCAAACCCGCCAACGACATCTACGGCACCGATCCGCTTCCGGTGCCCGCGAGTTTGGAGCACTACCGGGCCGCGCTCGACGACTTCCCGATCGGGCGGCTGCTGCTCAACACGTTCGTGACGGCCGCCGGGGTGACGGCCGCGCACCTCGTGGTCGGGGTGCTCGCGGCGTACGCCCTCGTCCGCTTCCACGTCCCGCTGCGCGGCTGGATCATGGGGGCGCTCGCCGTGGCTCTCGTGGTGCCGACGCAGTCGCTGATCGTGCCGCACTTCCTGATGATCACCGAACTGGGCTGGCGCGACACGTACCCCGGGCTCGTCCTGCCGCAACTGTCCGGCTGCGCGCTCGCGGTGCTGCTTTTGCACGAGCATGTCCGGGCCATCCCGCCCGGCCTCGTGGGGGCCGCCGAACTCGACGGCGCCACGCCCTGGGAGACCCTGCGGTTCGTGGTGCTCCCGCTGCTGCGGCCGGCGCTCGGCTCGGTCGCCGTCCTCGTGTTCATCAGCACGTGGAACGAGTATTTGTGGCCGCTGCTCGCGGCGCCGAACGCGGACCACACCACCATCCAGGTGGGCCTCCAGAAGTTCCAGAACCAAGAAGGCCCCAACCCCGGGCCGCTGCTCGCCGCGGCCACGCTGTCGACGCCGCCCGTCGTCGCGGTCTACCTGCTCGCCTCCCGTCGCATCGCCGACGCGTTCCTCCACTCCGGATTGCGGTGA
- a CDS encoding carbohydrate ABC transporter permease: MTAAVEERAAARTARASGRPVRTRRRAGPWLYLSPMLLSLVVWVYGPLVFTGVLSFLDWDLTSDHKPFVGTDNYERLFGEPEFPREIRRTLVYVALMAPFATLVPLGLAIMLWKRPGRTSDIYRALMFLPVVLAPVATAVSWHFVLNPLQGVANAALGGLGFRDDRNWLGDPDTALPVVVAVTAAKIIALNMLLFGAALAGIDRRGIEAARIEGATEWEITRFVVWPQLRRTTVLLGFVCVVLAGQWVFTNVAVLTQGGPDGSTDNVYYRLYTYGFTFFDIGAASAAAVVIVLALAAVFVLRVVVARVTTRLSRALTR; the protein is encoded by the coding sequence GTGACCGCCGCCGTCGAGGAGAGGGCCGCCGCGCGAACCGCACGCGCGTCCGGCCGACCGGTGCGGACGCGCCGGCGCGCCGGTCCGTGGCTCTACCTGTCACCCATGCTGCTGTCGCTGGTCGTGTGGGTGTACGGACCGCTCGTCTTCACCGGTGTGCTCAGCTTCCTCGACTGGGACCTGACGTCCGACCACAAGCCGTTCGTGGGCACCGACAACTACGAACGGCTTTTCGGGGAACCGGAGTTCCCGCGGGAGATCCGCCGCACCCTGGTTTACGTGGCACTCATGGCGCCGTTCGCGACGCTCGTCCCGCTCGGCCTGGCGATCATGCTGTGGAAGCGGCCGGGCCGTACGTCGGACATCTACCGGGCGCTGATGTTCCTGCCCGTGGTGCTCGCCCCGGTGGCCACCGCCGTGTCGTGGCACTTCGTCCTGAACCCGCTCCAAGGGGTCGCCAACGCGGCCCTGGGCGGCCTCGGATTCCGGGACGACCGCAACTGGCTCGGCGACCCGGACACCGCGCTGCCCGTCGTGGTGGCGGTCACCGCGGCGAAGATCATCGCGCTGAACATGCTGCTGTTCGGCGCGGCTCTGGCGGGGATCGACCGGCGCGGCATCGAGGCGGCCCGCATCGAGGGCGCCACCGAGTGGGAGATCACGCGCTTCGTGGTGTGGCCGCAACTGCGCCGGACCACCGTCCTGCTCGGGTTCGTGTGCGTCGTCCTCGCCGGCCAGTGGGTGTTCACCAACGTCGCCGTGCTGACACAGGGCGGGCCCGACGGCAGCACCGACAACGTCTACTACCGGCTCTACACCTACGGCTTCACGTTCTTCGACATCGGCGCCGCGTCGGCCGCCGCGGTCGTCATCGTCCTCGCGCTCGCCGCGGTGTTCGTCCTGCGGGTCGTGGTCGCCCGCGTCACCACGAGGTTGTCCCGTGCCCTCACGCGATAG
- a CDS encoding ABC transporter substrate-binding protein: protein MHTTRIPAARTRAAAGGPVLARRSVLGMLGLAALTACGTGGSGSGDGGTVTLDFLSYNHGTPDLGGQGTQKLIDAFHAANPDIRIRPQGVAVKDVLTKLRTDTAAGNPPDVAQIGWSKMAEAYESLPLVPVQDIAPEAEWRAHITGMSQGVLDAVRHDGKVKAMPYTMSIPVLFLNADLFRRAGLDPDNPPRTIAEVKDAALAVTSRTDAQGVYVAVADAGKSDYLTQSVVASNGGALVHPDGGLGLTDPATVGALTVLRDLTVSGAAPGVSANDAVAAFAGGKLAMIVLSTAALTNFEKAADGKFDLRTAPFPRFTDAPARPTYSGAGLAVLTKDEARRRAAWRFIAFLTGAQGFTIITRDMGYLPLRESLVTDPAYLAGYFAEDKRLLPALDQLGSVTPYTFFPGQRANQAVLALQEDAVEPIVLRKADPAKTLADTAAKIRSLVS, encoded by the coding sequence ATGCACACGACGCGGATACCGGCGGCTCGTACGCGGGCCGCCGCCGGCGGTCCCGTCCTCGCCCGCAGGTCGGTTCTCGGGATGCTCGGCCTGGCCGCCCTGACCGCGTGCGGGACCGGCGGCAGCGGCAGCGGCGACGGCGGGACCGTCACCCTCGACTTCCTGTCCTACAACCACGGCACCCCCGACCTGGGCGGGCAGGGCACCCAGAAGCTCATCGACGCCTTCCACGCCGCCAACCCCGACATCCGGATCCGCCCGCAGGGCGTCGCGGTCAAGGACGTCCTGACCAAGCTGCGCACCGACACCGCCGCCGGAAATCCCCCCGACGTCGCGCAGATCGGCTGGAGCAAGATGGCGGAGGCGTACGAAAGCCTGCCGCTGGTGCCCGTCCAGGACATCGCGCCGGAGGCCGAGTGGCGGGCCCACATCACCGGCATGTCCCAGGGCGTGCTGGACGCGGTCCGGCACGACGGCAAGGTCAAGGCGATGCCGTACACGATGTCCATCCCCGTGCTGTTCCTCAACGCCGACCTGTTCCGCAGGGCCGGACTCGACCCGGACAACCCGCCGCGCACCATCGCCGAGGTCAAGGACGCGGCGCTGGCGGTGACCTCCCGGACCGACGCGCAGGGCGTGTACGTCGCCGTCGCCGACGCGGGCAAGTCCGACTACCTGACCCAGTCGGTCGTCGCGAGCAACGGCGGCGCGCTCGTCCACCCCGACGGCGGCCTGGGGCTCACCGACCCGGCCACCGTCGGCGCGCTCACCGTGCTCCGGGACCTGACCGTCTCCGGTGCGGCACCCGGCGTGTCGGCCAACGACGCGGTGGCGGCCTTCGCGGGCGGCAAGCTCGCCATGATCGTGCTCAGCACCGCGGCGCTGACCAACTTCGAGAAGGCCGCCGACGGCAAGTTCGACCTGCGTACCGCGCCCTTCCCGCGCTTCACCGACGCACCGGCCCGGCCGACGTACTCCGGCGCGGGGCTGGCGGTGCTCACCAAGGACGAGGCCCGGCGGCGGGCGGCCTGGCGCTTCATCGCGTTCCTGACCGGCGCGCAGGGGTTCACGATCATCACGCGGGACATGGGCTACCTGCCGCTGCGCGAGTCCCTGGTCACCGACCCGGCGTACCTCGCGGGCTACTTCGCCGAGGACAAGCGCCTGCTGCCCGCGCTCGACCAGCTCGGCTCGGTCACGCCGTACACGTTCTTCCCCGGTCAACGCGCCAATCAGGCGGTTCTCGCGCTTCAGGAAGACGCCGTGGAGCCGATCGTGCTGCGCAAGGCGGACCCCGCCAAGACGCTGGCCGACACGGCTGCCAAGATCCGGTCCCTGGTCTCGTGA